One genomic window of Vulpes vulpes isolate BD-2025 chromosome 11, VulVul3, whole genome shotgun sequence includes the following:
- the LOC112928741 gene encoding olfactory receptor 52K1-like, giving the protein MSAWSNGSSNVSYSNFLLVGFPGLQESRALLVLPFLSLYLVIVSANALVIHTVVAQRSLHQPMYLLIALLLAVNICVATTVLPTMIFSFSTYFNRISLPRCLFQMFCIYFLIVFDCNILLVMALDRYVAICYPLRYPKLVTAQLLAGLLGAAAARSTCIVAPVVGLASQVRFCRSHIIHHFACEHMALMKLSCGDVSLNKTVGLTVRIFNRVLDMLLLGASYSRIIHAAFRISSGRARSKALNTCGSHLLVIFTVYSSTMSSSIVYRVARATSQDVHNLLSAYYLLLPCLVNPFIYGARTKEIRQHLATLFQRAQLPAPPEKPQSLLPT; this is encoded by the coding sequence ATGTCAGCATGGAGCAATGGCAGCTCCAATGTGTCCTATAGCAACTTCCTGCTGGTGGGCTTCCCGGGGCTGCAGGAGTCCCGCGCCCTCCTGGTGCTGCCCTTCCTCAGCCTCTATCTGGTGATCGTCTCTGCCAATGCGCTGGTCATCCACACAGTGGTGGCCCAGCGGAGCCTGCATCAGCCCATGTACCTGCTCATTGCCCTGCTCCTCGCTGTGAACATCTGTGTTGCCACCACCGTGCTTCCCACCATGATCTTCAGCTTCTCCACCTACTTCAACCGCATCTCCCTGCCTCGCTGTCTGTTCCAGATGTTCTGCATCTACTTCCTCATTGTCTTTGACTGCAACATCCTCCTGGTCATGGCCCTAGACCGCTACGTTGCCATCTGCTACCCTCTCCGCTATCCCAAGCTAGTGACAGCCCAGCTGCTGGCTGGCCTGCTGGGCGCCGCAGCTGCCAGGAGCACTTGCATCGTTGCTCCCGTGGTGGGGCTGGCCTCCCAGGTTCGCTTCTGCCGTTCACACATAATCCACCACTTTGCCTGTGAGCACATGGCCCTCATGAAGCTCTCCTGTGGGGACGTCTCCCTGAACAAGACTGTGGGGCTCACTGTCCGCATCTTCAACAGAGTCCTGGACATGCTGCTACTTGGAGCTTCCTACTCCCGCATCATCCATGCCGCCTTCCGGATTTCATCAGGTAGAGCACGTTCCAAGGCCCTGAACACCTGTGGCTCCCACCTGCTGGTTATCTTCACCGTCTACTCTTCCACCATGTCCTCATCCATCGTCTACCGTGTGGCTCGCGCCACCTCACAGGACGTGCACAACCTGCTCAGTGCCTACTACCTGCTGCTCCCGTGTCTGGTGAACCCCTTCATCTATGGAGCCAGGACCAAGGAAATCCGGCAACACCTGGCAACTCTGTTCCAAAGGGCACAGCTACCAGCGCCCCCTGAGAAGCCCCAGTCTCTGCTTCCCACCTGA